In Bos mutus isolate GX-2022 chromosome 10, NWIPB_WYAK_1.1, whole genome shotgun sequence, a single window of DNA contains:
- the RHOV gene encoding rho-related GTP-binding protein RhoV, with protein MPPRELSEAESSPLRSPTPPPGRGSASPELGIKCVLVGDGAVGKSSLIVSYTCNGYPARYRPTALDTFSVQVLVDGAPVRIELWDTAGQEDLDRLRSLCYPDTDVFLACFSVVQPSSFQNITEKWLPEIRTHNPQAPVLLVGTQADLRDDVNVLIQLDQGGREGPVPQPQAQGLAEKIRACCYLECSALTQKNLKEVFDSAILSAIEHKARLEKKLNAKGVRTLSRCRWKKFFCFV; from the exons ATGCCCCCGCGGGAGCTAAGCGAAGCCGAGTCGTCCCCGCTCCGATCCCCGACCCCTCCCCCGGGACGGGGCAGCGCCTCCCCCGAGCTGGGCATAAAGTGCGTGCTGGTGGGCGACGGCGCGGTGGGCAAGAGCAGCCTCATCGTCAGCTACACCTGCAATGGGTACCCCGCGCGCTACCGGCCCACAGCGCTGGACACCTTCTCCG TGCAAGTCCTGGTTGATGGAGCCCCGGTGCGCATTGAGCTCTGGGACACAGCGGGACAG GAAGACCTTGACCGCCTTCGCTCCCTCTGCTACCCGGATACAGATGTCTTCCTGGCCTGCTTCAGTGTGGTGCAGCCCAGCTCCTTCCAAAACATCACAGAGAAATGGCTGCCAGAGATTCGTACTCACAATCCCCAGGCGCCCGTGCTGCTGGTGGGTACCCAGGCGGACCTGAGGGATGATGTCAATGTACTGATTCAGCTGGACCAGGGGGGCCGGGAAGGCCCGGTGCCTCAACCCCAGGCTCAGGGTCTGGCCGAGAAGATCCGGGCCTGCTGCTACCTGGAGTGCTCTGCCTTGACGCAGAAGAACTTGAAAGAGGTGTTTGACTCGGCCATTCTCAGTGCCATTGAGCACAAAGCCCGGCTGGAGAAGAAACTGAACGCCAAAGGTGTGCGCACTCTCTCCCGCTGCCGCTGGAAGAagttcttctgttttgtttga